The Engraulis encrasicolus isolate BLACKSEA-1 chromosome 4, IST_EnEncr_1.0, whole genome shotgun sequence genome includes a window with the following:
- the rassf10a gene encoding ras association domain-containing protein 10 encodes MEGRMEPDDSKISVWVCREEKLVSGLSRRTTCADVVKVLLEDQNLQQGASAAMLSGSPQSYCIVEKWRGFERILPNKTKILRLWSAWGDEQENVRFVLVKNEASLPNNGPRSAEARVVPSKESPCAAAYKGTARVTMAFSQEKQRRIVRKAFRKLDKINKKREVATVSRDKSSVEKMETLVHLVISQDHTIRQQIQRIKELDSEIEQCEAKIHFDRIKRHGINYVQDTYMVDQGGSESESTDPDLACSSETIAQFEEYASRCEEVIKLQEELAAREAFLENITGEIQEELNQRWMKRRQEELSNKDSTESIAEELAIRVTTVPPQTDAAAAPEVENLSENELQLEEERVKTQLDTSLYIGLRLNTDLETIKSDLDMSQEQWEAKERELAALLEKVDSLDVDEDEPAPDSKGDLPVVETETLPSIEKNSGWVEQARGLSKSRATNDDDSDTGLSSMHSQDSDNTPVCESLV; translated from the coding sequence ATGGAGGGCAGAATGGAGCCCGATGATAGTAAGatatctgtgtgggtgtgtagagAAGAGAAACTTGTCTCGGGACTGTCGAGACGCACCACCTGTGCGGATGTTGTCAAGGTGCTCTTGGAGGACCAAAACCTGCAGCAGGGCGCCTCCGCTGCCATGCTCTCCGGCTCGCCCCAGTCCTACTGCATTGTGGAGAAATGGAGGGGGTTCGAGAGGATACTACCCAACAAAACTAAAATTCTCCGTCTCTGGAGCGCCTGGGGAGACGAGCAAGAAAACGTGCGGTTTGTGTTGGTGAAGAACGAGGCGTCTCTGCCGAACAACGGACCGAGGAGCGCTGAGGCGCGCGTGGTGCCCAGTAAAGAGAGCCCGTGCGCAGCAGCATACAAGGGGACCGCGCGAGTCACCATGGCTTTCTCTCAAGAGAAACAGCGGCGAATCGTCCGAAAAGCTTTCAGAAAGTTGGACAAAATCAACAAGAAACGTGAGGTAGCTACTGTTTCCAGGGACAAGTCATCCGTAGAGAAAATGGAGACTTTGGTACACCTCGTAATTTCCCAAGATCATACGATTCGCCAGCAAATACAGCGGATCAAGGAGCTGGACAGCGAAATTGAACAGTGCGAGGCCAAAATTCATTTTGACAGAATTAAACGGCATGGCATCAACTATGTACAGGACACCTATATGGTTGATCAGGGGGGTTCGGAGAGTGAGTCGACCGACCCAGACCTTGCCTGTTCCTCAGAGACAATTGCACAGTTTGAGGAGTATGCGTCAAGGTGCGAGGAAGTTATCAAGCTTCAAGAGGAGCTTGCTGCACGAGAGGCTTTCCTGGAAAATATCACAGGTGAAATTCAAGAAGAGTTAAATCAACGATGGATGAAGCGCAGACAAGAGGAGCTGTCCAATAAAGACAGCACAGAGAGTATCGCCGAGGAGTTGGCTATCCGAGTTACCACGGTGCCACCCCAAACAGACGCCGCCGCTGCCCCGGAGGTTGAGAATTTGTCAGAGAATGAATTACAACTGGAAGAGGAGCGAGTCAAGACTCAACTGGACACAAGTTTGTACATTGGATTGCGTTTGAACACTGATTTGGAAACTATCAAAAGCGACTTGGACATGAGCCAGGAGCAGTGGGAGGCGAAAGAGAGGGAACTGGCTGCGTTGTTGGAGAAAGTGGACTCGCTGGACGTAGACGAGGACGAACCTGCACCGGACAGCAAAGGAGATTTACCTGTTGTGGAAACCGAAACGTTGCCTTCTATTGAGAAAAACAGCGGATGGGTTGAGCAAGCAAGGGGGCTCTCAAAGAGCCGAGCTACAAACGATGATGACTCAGACACAGGGCTGAGCTCAATGCACAGTCAGGACTCGGATAACACACCTGTTTGCGAATCTCTTGTGTAA